Proteins encoded in a region of the Methylobacterium radiotolerans JCM 2831 genome:
- a CDS encoding potassium transporter Kup — MSQTLAPAASPRSDTGAVDAETARDRLRPALVFGALGVVYGDIGTSPLYAFKEAVKAATAGGASVPAAATGAVSLILWALILIVSLKYAVLILRADNRGEGGIVAMLALLGARQARPGTWKALLLVVGLVGAALLYGDGAITPAISVLSAIEGLKVDAPSLGPYVVPITLVILVGLFLVQHKGVAAIGRVFGPVMLVWFAVLGLLGISGIVAEPGILAAANPFRAVDFMLHAGWHVSFAMLGAAFLAVTGGEAMYADLGHFGALPIRVAWFVLVLPALVLNYFGQGALLIAAPDALENPFFRLSPDWGHLPLVALATMATIIASQAIISGVFSLTQQSVQLGFLPAMRIVQTAHDERGQIYVPAVNWLLAAATLTAVVVFGSSDALAGAYGIAVSMLMGITTLLAALIALRWGYNPLLVFAVNGFFLGIDLVFFAANSVKILEGGWFPLVLAGLVAAMMLTWKKGNELVEEARAALRLPEDVFLGGLQHRDLLRLPGTAAFLSAAEHGIPLHLSRFVERNHALMERILIITALYEETPTVPRDRRAHVTILAPDFYRVILRYGFMEEASIPEGLACAVESRHLPPHVLDDMTVFVGHETIIPRRDKRGMAPWRENLFAFMQRNAERTGAFFGVPTRQVVEVGTEIEI; from the coding sequence GTGAGTCAGACCCTTGCGCCGGCGGCGAGTCCCCGATCCGATACGGGCGCGGTCGACGCGGAGACGGCGCGCGACAGGCTCCGGCCGGCCCTCGTTTTCGGCGCGCTGGGCGTCGTGTACGGCGACATCGGCACGAGCCCGCTCTACGCGTTCAAGGAGGCGGTGAAGGCGGCGACCGCGGGCGGCGCCTCGGTGCCGGCAGCCGCCACGGGCGCGGTGTCGCTGATCCTGTGGGCGCTGATCCTGATCGTGTCGCTGAAATACGCGGTGCTGATCCTGCGGGCCGACAACCGCGGCGAGGGCGGCATCGTCGCCATGCTGGCGCTGCTCGGCGCCCGTCAGGCCCGGCCGGGCACGTGGAAGGCGCTGCTCCTGGTGGTCGGGCTGGTGGGCGCGGCCCTGCTCTACGGTGACGGCGCGATCACGCCGGCGATCTCGGTCCTGTCGGCGATCGAGGGGCTGAAGGTCGACGCGCCGTCACTCGGCCCGTACGTCGTGCCGATCACCCTGGTGATCCTGGTCGGGCTGTTCCTCGTCCAGCACAAGGGCGTGGCCGCCATCGGCCGGGTCTTCGGACCCGTCATGCTCGTCTGGTTCGCCGTCCTGGGGCTCCTCGGGATCTCCGGCATCGTCGCCGAGCCCGGGATCCTCGCGGCGGCCAACCCGTTCCGGGCCGTCGATTTCATGCTCCACGCCGGCTGGCACGTCAGCTTCGCGATGCTGGGCGCGGCGTTCCTGGCGGTGACCGGGGGCGAGGCGATGTACGCCGATCTCGGCCATTTCGGTGCCCTGCCGATCCGCGTCGCCTGGTTCGTGCTGGTCCTGCCCGCGCTGGTGCTCAACTATTTCGGCCAGGGCGCCCTGCTGATCGCCGCGCCCGACGCCCTGGAGAACCCGTTCTTCCGCCTCAGCCCCGACTGGGGCCATCTGCCCCTCGTCGCGCTCGCCACGATGGCGACCATCATCGCCTCGCAGGCGATCATCTCGGGCGTTTTCTCCCTGACACAGCAATCGGTCCAGCTCGGCTTCCTGCCGGCCATGCGCATCGTCCAGACGGCGCACGACGAGCGCGGGCAGATCTACGTGCCGGCGGTGAACTGGCTGCTCGCCGCGGCGACGCTGACGGCCGTGGTGGTGTTCGGCTCCTCCGACGCGCTCGCCGGCGCCTACGGTATCGCGGTCTCGATGCTGATGGGCATCACGACGCTGCTCGCCGCGCTGATCGCGCTCCGCTGGGGCTATAACCCGCTCCTGGTCTTCGCGGTCAACGGCTTCTTCCTCGGCATCGACCTCGTGTTCTTCGCCGCCAACAGCGTGAAGATCCTGGAAGGCGGGTGGTTTCCCCTGGTGCTCGCCGGTCTCGTCGCCGCGATGATGCTGACCTGGAAGAAGGGGAACGAGCTGGTCGAGGAGGCGAGGGCCGCGCTGCGCCTGCCGGAGGACGTCTTCCTCGGCGGTCTCCAGCACCGCGACCTGCTGCGGCTGCCGGGCACGGCGGCGTTCCTCTCGGCGGCCGAGCACGGCATCCCGCTGCATCTCTCGCGCTTCGTGGAGCGCAACCACGCCCTTATGGAGCGCATCCTGATCATCACGGCGCTCTACGAGGAGACGCCCACCGTCCCGCGGGACCGACGCGCCCACGTGACGATCCTGGCGCCGGATTTCTACAGGGTGATCCTGCGCTACGGCTTCATGGAGGAGGCCTCGATCCCCGAGGGGCTGGCCTGCGCGGTCGAATCGCGCCACCTGCCGCCGCACGTCCTCGACGACATGACCGTCTTCGTCGGGCACGAGACGATCATTCCGCGACGGGACAAGCGGGGCATGGCGCCCTGGCGGGAGAACCTGTTCGCCTTCATGCAGCGCAACGCCGAGCGCACCGGCGCCTTCTTCGGCGTGCCGACCCGGCAGGTCGTCGAGGTCGGGACCGAGATCGAGATCTAG
- the secA gene encoding preprotein translocase subunit SecA, which produces MLGSIAKKIFGSSNDRRVKGYRPRVAQINALEPEIQALSDEALRARTDMLKAELANGKSLDDILVPAFATVREAAKRVFGQRHFDVQLIGGMVLHEGGIAEMKTGEGKTLVATLPVYLNALEGKGVHVVTVNDYLASRDAEWMGQVYRFLGLSVGTIVHGLDDAQRKEAYACDITYGTNNEYGFDYLRDNMKYELSQLAQRGHNFAIVDEVDSILIDEARTPLIISGPVDDRSELYVAVDALMPRLRKEFYDLDEKQRTVSLTEEGNEFIEEAMREAGLLKEGDLYDAHNVTLVHHVNQALRAHTLFTRDKDYIVKNDEVVIIDEFTGRMMQGRRYSEGLHQALEAKERVTIQPENQTLASITFQNYFRLYKKLAGMTGTASTEADEFAEIYKLDVVDIPTNKEVERVDEDDEVYRTVGEKYEGIIAEIDKAHARHQPILVGTGSIEKSEHLAEMLKKAGYSLLDYSDPNALTDVYAAAREGRVTKRFAVLNARFHEQEAYIVAEAGVPGAITIATNMAGRGTDIKLGGNLEMRIEKELGHLADGPERDAAIAAIKAEIAENRTKVLASGEPADPAAGRKKDLPGGLYIIGTERHESRRIDNQLRGRSGRQGDPGRSKFYLSLQDDLMRIFGSDRMDGMLQKLGLEQGEAIIHPWINKAIEKAQQKVEARNFDMRKNVLKYDNVMNDQRKVVFEQRRDFMGQDSVRETVDEMREGVIDDLVARHIPENAYAEQWDVAGLREQVKEILNLDVPVEDWAKEEGIADEEMRERLLKAAETAYAERTEKNGAEVTAYIEKQVLLQTLDHLWREHLVTLDHLRQVIGWRGFAQRDPLNEYKSEAFDLFNGLVTALREQVTAQLSRVEIMLQEPPAEFPAGGPALPPMFAQHLDPVTGENEMDYAGFGSGSDGGGGPAYGFAAQGLAADGAVLERDPTDANTWGRVGRNEPCPCGSGKKYKHCHGSLQA; this is translated from the coding sequence ATGCTCGGCTCCATCGCCAAGAAGATTTTCGGCTCCTCGAATGACCGCCGCGTCAAGGGCTACCGCCCGCGCGTCGCGCAGATCAACGCGCTGGAACCGGAGATCCAGGCCCTCTCGGACGAGGCCCTGCGCGCCCGCACCGACATGCTGAAGGCCGAACTCGCCAACGGCAAGAGCCTCGACGACATCCTCGTGCCGGCCTTCGCCACCGTCCGCGAGGCGGCCAAGCGCGTCTTCGGCCAGCGCCACTTCGACGTGCAGCTCATCGGCGGCATGGTGCTCCACGAGGGCGGCATCGCCGAGATGAAGACCGGCGAGGGCAAGACCCTGGTGGCGACGCTGCCGGTCTACCTCAACGCCCTGGAGGGCAAGGGCGTCCACGTCGTCACGGTGAACGACTACCTCGCCTCGCGCGACGCCGAGTGGATGGGTCAGGTCTACCGGTTCCTGGGCCTCTCCGTCGGCACGATCGTGCACGGTCTCGACGATGCGCAGCGCAAGGAGGCCTACGCCTGCGACATCACCTACGGCACCAACAACGAGTACGGCTTCGACTACCTGCGCGACAACATGAAGTACGAGCTGTCCCAGCTGGCGCAGCGCGGGCACAACTTCGCGATCGTCGACGAGGTCGATTCGATCCTGATCGACGAGGCGCGCACGCCGCTGATCATCTCGGGCCCGGTGGACGACCGGTCGGAACTCTACGTGGCGGTGGACGCGCTGATGCCGCGCCTGCGCAAGGAGTTCTACGACCTCGACGAGAAGCAGCGCACCGTCTCGCTGACCGAGGAGGGCAACGAATTCATCGAGGAGGCGATGCGCGAGGCGGGCCTCCTGAAGGAGGGCGACCTCTACGACGCCCACAACGTGACGCTCGTCCACCACGTGAACCAGGCGCTGCGCGCCCACACGCTGTTCACCCGCGACAAGGACTACATCGTCAAGAACGACGAGGTGGTGATCATCGACGAGTTCACCGGCCGCATGATGCAGGGCCGGCGCTACTCGGAAGGCCTGCATCAGGCGCTGGAGGCGAAGGAGCGGGTCACGATCCAGCCCGAGAACCAGACGCTCGCGTCGATCACCTTCCAGAACTACTTCCGCCTGTACAAGAAGCTGGCCGGCATGACCGGTACCGCCTCGACCGAGGCCGACGAGTTCGCCGAGATCTACAAGCTCGACGTGGTCGACATCCCGACCAACAAGGAGGTCGAGCGCGTCGACGAGGACGACGAGGTCTACCGGACCGTCGGCGAGAAGTACGAGGGCATCATCGCCGAGATCGACAAGGCGCATGCGCGCCACCAGCCGATCCTGGTCGGCACCGGCTCGATCGAGAAGTCGGAGCACCTCGCCGAGATGCTCAAGAAGGCCGGCTACAGCCTGCTCGACTACTCCGATCCGAACGCCCTGACCGACGTCTACGCCGCCGCCCGCGAGGGCCGGGTGACCAAGCGCTTCGCCGTGCTGAACGCCCGCTTCCACGAGCAGGAGGCCTACATCGTGGCCGAGGCGGGCGTGCCGGGCGCGATCACCATCGCCACCAACATGGCCGGACGCGGCACCGACATCAAACTCGGCGGCAACCTCGAGATGCGCATCGAGAAGGAGCTGGGCCATCTCGCCGACGGTCCGGAGCGCGACGCCGCGATCGCGGCGATCAAGGCCGAGATCGCCGAGAACCGGACCAAGGTGCTGGCCTCGGGCGAGCCGGCCGATCCGGCGGCGGGTCGGAAGAAGGACCTGCCGGGCGGCCTCTACATCATCGGCACCGAGCGCCACGAATCGCGGCGCATCGACAACCAGCTCCGCGGCCGCTCCGGGCGTCAGGGCGATCCCGGCCGCTCGAAGTTCTACCTGTCGCTTCAGGATGACCTGATGCGCATCTTCGGCTCCGACCGCATGGACGGGATGCTGCAGAAGCTCGGCCTCGAGCAGGGCGAGGCGATCATCCACCCCTGGATCAACAAGGCGATCGAGAAGGCGCAGCAGAAGGTCGAGGCGCGCAACTTCGACATGCGCAAGAACGTGCTCAAGTACGACAACGTCATGAACGACCAGCGCAAGGTCGTGTTCGAGCAGCGCCGCGACTTCATGGGCCAGGACAGCGTCCGCGAGACCGTGGACGAGATGCGCGAGGGCGTGATCGACGACCTCGTCGCCCGGCACATCCCGGAGAACGCCTACGCCGAGCAGTGGGACGTCGCCGGCCTGCGCGAGCAGGTGAAGGAGATCCTCAATCTCGACGTGCCGGTCGAGGACTGGGCCAAGGAGGAGGGCATCGCCGACGAGGAGATGCGCGAGCGCCTGCTGAAGGCGGCCGAGACAGCCTACGCCGAGCGGACGGAGAAGAACGGCGCCGAGGTCACGGCCTACATCGAGAAGCAGGTCCTGCTCCAGACGCTCGACCATCTCTGGCGCGAGCACCTCGTGACGCTGGACCACCTCCGGCAGGTGATCGGCTGGCGCGGCTTCGCCCAGCGGGACCCGCTGAACGAGTACAAGTCCGAGGCCTTCGACCTGTTCAACGGGCTCGTGACCGCCCTGCGCGAGCAGGTCACCGCGCAGCTCTCGCGGGTCGAGATCATGCTGCAGGAGCCGCCGGCGGAGTTCCCGGCCGGCGGTCCGGCGCTGCCGCCGATGTTCGCCCAGCATCTCGACCCGGTCACCGGCGAGAACGAGATGGACTACGCTGGCTTCGGCTCGGGCAGCGACGGCGGCGGGGGCCCGGCCTACGGCTTCGCCGCCCAGGGCCTCGCGGCCGACGGGGCGGTGCTGGAGCGTGACCCGACCGACGCCAACACCTGGGGCCGCGTCGGCCGCAACGAGCCGTGCCCCTGCGGCTCGGGCAAGAAGTACAAGCACTGCCACGGCAGCCTCCAGGCCTGA
- the bioD gene encoding dethiobiotin synthase — MTARALFIAGAGTEIGKTYVTAALTRSLRAQGRAVRTVKPLASGVPPLSDPGFIESDTARLLHAQGLALDEEAVEACSPWRFSAPLSPDQAAVLEGRSLDLADLVGWCRDEIARTEGTLLIEGVGGLMSPVTGAATGLDWLRALGLPALLVSGSYLGAISHALTACETLRFHGVALRAVVVSESPDAPAPAATVAAAIARHAGAPVACLRRGEACPDDLAALI, encoded by the coding sequence ATGACCGCGCGGGCGCTGTTCATCGCCGGGGCCGGCACCGAGATCGGCAAGACCTACGTCACCGCCGCCCTGACCCGCAGCCTGCGGGCGCAGGGTCGGGCGGTCCGGACGGTGAAGCCGCTCGCGAGCGGTGTCCCGCCGCTGAGCGATCCCGGCTTCATCGAGAGCGACACCGCCCGGCTGCTGCACGCGCAGGGCCTCGCCCTGGACGAGGAGGCCGTGGAGGCCTGCTCGCCCTGGCGGTTCTCGGCACCGCTCTCGCCCGATCAGGCCGCCGTGCTGGAGGGGCGATCCCTGGACCTGGCCGACCTCGTCGGCTGGTGCCGGGATGAGATCGCCCGCACGGAGGGCACCCTGCTGATCGAGGGCGTCGGCGGCCTCATGAGCCCGGTCACCGGGGCCGCCACCGGCCTCGACTGGCTCCGGGCCCTCGGCCTCCCGGCGCTGCTCGTGTCCGGGAGCTATCTCGGGGCGATCAGCCACGCGCTCACCGCCTGCGAGACCCTGCGCTTCCACGGCGTGGCGCTGCGCGCCGTGGTGGTCAGCGAGAGCCCGGACGCGCCGGCGCCCGCCGCGACCGTGGCCGCCGCCATCGCCCGGCACGCCGGGGCGCCCGTCGCCTGCCTGCGTCGCGGCGAGGCCTGCCCGGATGACCTGGCCGCCCTGATCTGA
- the ahcY gene encoding adenosylhomocysteinase — MAKDYIVKDIGLADYGRKEISIAETEMPGLMAVREEYGAAQPLKGAKIAGSLHMTIQTAVLIETLKALGADIRWVSCNIYSTQDHAAAAIAAAGIPVFAVKGETLEEYWDYTSRLFDWHDGGMPNMILDDGGDATMFVHLGLRAENGDTAFLDKPASEEEEVFFALLKRKLAEKPKGWFAGLADSIKGVSEETTTGVHRLYVLAKEGKLLFPAINVNDSVTKSKFDNLYGCKESLVDGIRRGTDVMMAGKVAMVAGFGDVGKGSAASLRNAGCRVLVSEIDPICALQAAMEGYEVVTMEDAAPRADIFVTATGNKDIITIDHMRAMKDRAIVCNIGHFDNEIQVAGLKNLKWSNIKPQVDEITFADGHRIILLSEGRLVNLGNATGHPSFVMSASFTNQTLAQIELWSNPGKYQKQVYTLPKTLDEKVAALHLEKIGVKLSKLRPDQAAYIGVSESGPFKPEHYRY; from the coding sequence ATGGCCAAGGATTACATCGTCAAGGATATCGGGCTGGCCGATTACGGCCGGAAGGAGATCTCGATCGCCGAGACGGAGATGCCGGGCCTGATGGCGGTCCGCGAGGAGTACGGCGCCGCGCAGCCCCTGAAGGGCGCGAAGATCGCCGGCTCGCTGCACATGACGATCCAGACCGCCGTGCTGATCGAGACCCTGAAGGCGCTCGGCGCCGACATCCGCTGGGTCTCCTGCAACATCTACTCGACCCAGGACCACGCCGCCGCCGCCATCGCGGCCGCCGGCATCCCGGTCTTCGCCGTGAAGGGCGAGACCCTGGAGGAGTACTGGGACTACACCTCGCGCCTGTTCGACTGGCACGACGGCGGCATGCCGAACATGATCCTCGACGACGGCGGCGACGCGACCATGTTCGTCCATCTCGGCCTGCGCGCCGAGAACGGCGACACCGCGTTCCTCGACAAGCCGGCGAGCGAGGAGGAGGAGGTCTTCTTCGCGCTCCTCAAGCGCAAGCTCGCCGAGAAGCCGAAGGGCTGGTTCGCGGGCCTCGCGGACAGCATCAAGGGCGTCTCCGAGGAGACGACCACGGGCGTCCACCGCCTCTACGTGCTGGCCAAGGAGGGCAAGCTGCTCTTCCCGGCGATCAACGTGAACGACTCGGTCACCAAGTCGAAGTTCGACAACCTGTACGGCTGCAAGGAGTCGCTGGTCGACGGCATCCGCCGCGGCACCGACGTGATGATGGCCGGCAAGGTCGCGATGGTCGCGGGCTTCGGCGACGTGGGCAAGGGCTCGGCCGCGTCCCTGCGCAACGCCGGCTGCCGCGTGCTCGTGTCGGAGATCGACCCGATCTGCGCGCTCCAGGCCGCCATGGAGGGCTACGAGGTCGTGACCATGGAGGATGCCGCGCCGCGCGCCGACATCTTCGTCACCGCCACGGGCAACAAGGACATCATCACCATCGACCACATGCGGGCGATGAAGGACCGGGCGATCGTCTGCAACATCGGCCACTTCGACAACGAGATTCAGGTCGCCGGCCTGAAGAACCTCAAGTGGTCGAACATCAAGCCGCAGGTGGACGAGATCACCTTCGCGGACGGCCACCGGATCATCCTCCTGTCGGAGGGCCGCCTGGTGAACCTCGGCAACGCCACCGGTCACCCGTCCTTCGTGATGTCGGCCTCGTTCACCAACCAGACGCTGGCCCAGATCGAGCTGTGGTCCAACCCGGGCAAGTACCAGAAGCAGGTCTACACCCTGCCGAAGACGCTCGACGAGAAGGTCGCGGCCCTGCACCTGGAGAAGATCGGCGTGAAGCTCTCGAAGCTCCGCCCCGATCAGGCCGCCTATATCGGCGTCTCCGAGAGCGGTCCGTTCAAGCCCGAGCACTACCGCTACTGA